The DNA region GACAATTTTCCCCGGCCCATCCTGGACCTAATCCGCCGGGACAGCCGCTTCCTCCCCTACTTTGACCTGCCCTTCCAGCACGGTTCCGCAGCAACACTGCGGGCCATGAACCGCCGGGGCAGCGCCGAAGCCTACTTGGACTTAATCGCGGAAATCCGGACCCTTCCTGACGCAGTAATCCGCTCCACCTTCCTTACGGGCTTCCCTGGGGAAACCGAAGAGGACTTCCAAGCCCTCCTGGATTTCCAGGCCAAGGCGCAGCTTGACTGGGCGGGGGTCTTTACCTATTCCCGGGAGGAGGATACCCCGGCCTATTCCATGAAGCACAGGGTGCCCAAAAAGATCGCCGCCCAACGGAAATTTCTGATTGAAGAACAGCAGACCGGGATCACGGAAAAACGCATGGACCGTTTTGTGGGAAGGACCCTGGATGTTCTGGTGGAAGAGGCGGTGGACGAAGCGGAAGCGGGAGAAAGCGGCCCCGGCGAAGAGGGGCTCTACCTGGGCCGGCTCTACTGCCAGGCGCCGGAGATAGACGGATCGGCGGTGATCCGGTCAGAAATACCGCTGATCCCCGGGGCCTTTGTGCGGGGCCGGGTATTCGCCCGGGCGGGGGTGGATCTGGAAGTCACTGTTTCTCAAATTTAAGCCCGCACTTTTTAACCTCAAAAAGCTTCACCCTTTGCCCTGGACCCCTCCTTATGCTATACTCTCCTTTATGACATCCCCCCTCCCTCCCTATCTGGAAACCCTCAACCCGGAACAGCGCCAGGCGGTGCTCCATACCGGGAAGTCCTTGCTTATCCTGGCCGGGGCGGGTTCCGGGAAGACCCGGGTGATCACCACCAAGATCGCCTGGCTCATACAGGAACAGGGGGTGGACCCCCGGTCAATCCTGGCGGTGACCTTTACCAACAAGGCGGCCCGGGAAATGGCCGAGCGGGCAAGGCTCATCGACGAGCGGGCAGCCGGGGCCATGCTGCGGACTTTTCACTCCTTCGGGGCATGGTTCCTCAGACGTAATGGAACCCTGGGGGGGCTCAACTCCAACTTTACTATTTACGATGACGATGATGTGGTCTCCCTCCTTTCTACCCTTCTGGAAGATATCCCCAAGCCGGAGCTCCGGCAGATCGCCCACTCCATATCCCGGGCTAAGGATTACTTTCTCTCACCGGAGGACCCGGAACTGGACCTGATAAACCAGGATGGAAAATTCCGCAGTATCTATGGTAAGTACGAGGAACGGATGGCCCAAATAGGTAATATGGACTTTGGGGACCTGATCAAGAAGCCTGTAGAAATACTGCGGAACAATCCTGCTGTGGCCCAGCGTTTCCGTGACCGTTTCCGGGTGATCCTGGTGGATGAATACCAGGATTCCAATATTGCCCAGGCAGAATTACTGAAGGAACTTTGCAGCCCATCTACCTATATCTGTGTGGTGGGGGACGATGACCAGTCAATCTACCGCTTCCGTGGGGCGGAGGTTCGGAATATCCTGGAATTCCCCGGCCATTTTGAGGGGACCGACATTATTAGGCTGGAGCGAAACTACCGGTCCTTTTCACCTATCCTGGACCTGGCATCCTCGGTGGTGAACAAAAACGAAGGCCGCTTGGGGAAAACCCTTTTTGCCGAACGGGGGTCCGGAAAAATACCGACCCTGGCCTTTCTTCCGGACCAGGATGCGGAGGCTTCATTTTGCGCGGAGCTTATCCAAAAATCCGTAAACAGTGATGGTAAGCGGCGCTCCCTCTACGCCGACTGGGCTATCCTCTACCGTACCAACGCCCAGTCCCTGGGCTTCGAAACCGAATTCCTCCGCCGCCGCATCCCCTACCGGGTAGTGGGTTCCCTCAAGTTTTATGAGCGGGAAGAGATCAAGGATGCCCTGGCCCTCCTCTCCTTCCTGGTAAACCCCCGGGACGAGATAGGCTTCCGCCGGGTGGTGAACAAACCTACCCGGGGCGCAGGCCCGGCTACAGTGGACCGCATCGTGGGCGAAGCCCTCATGGACGGTTCCGGGGGTGACTTGGCCGCCGCAGCCCTGCGGATCATGCCAGAGCTACCCCCAAAGGCCCGCTCAGGGATACGCGCCTTCCTTACTGCGCTAAAAGGGGGGCTTTCCCTGCTCGACACGGCTTCTCCCGCCACTAACGATGCAGCCCTGCCGGCAGCAGGACCGACCGGGAAGCCAACGCTGCTTTTTCCAGGGAACCAGGATGCCGATACAACAAACAACAGTATTTCTGCTGATACCGACAGCAAAGGCAACAGCAGAAAACCTGACAATATTCTTCTTTTTCCGGATACATCCGGCAGTAATGGTACTCGGGATGAAAAAGACGGGGGAAAACGCCGTGCCCGTAATAAAAAGCAGGAGGGCCTCAGAGCCGGGGAAGGGCTTTCTGCCTGTGTGGCACGGCTCGTTGAGGATTCGGGGATCGCAGAATATCACCTGACCCACGACGATGTCACAAGCAACCAGCGTATAGGCAACCTTCAGGAACTGATCAACGCTGCCAGTCTCTACCCTGCCACCCGGGAGGGGCTCCTGGAATTTCTGGAGCATATCGAACTGGACCGCTCCATTGAGCAGGAGGCTGGGA from Treponema primitia ZAS-2 includes:
- a CDS encoding ATP-dependent helicase, coding for MTSPLPPYLETLNPEQRQAVLHTGKSLLILAGAGSGKTRVITTKIAWLIQEQGVDPRSILAVTFTNKAAREMAERARLIDERAAGAMLRTFHSFGAWFLRRNGTLGGLNSNFTIYDDDDVVSLLSTLLEDIPKPELRQIAHSISRAKDYFLSPEDPELDLINQDGKFRSIYGKYEERMAQIGNMDFGDLIKKPVEILRNNPAVAQRFRDRFRVILVDEYQDSNIAQAELLKELCSPSTYICVVGDDDQSIYRFRGAEVRNILEFPGHFEGTDIIRLERNYRSFSPILDLASSVVNKNEGRLGKTLFAERGSGKIPTLAFLPDQDAEASFCAELIQKSVNSDGKRRSLYADWAILYRTNAQSLGFETEFLRRRIPYRVVGSLKFYEREEIKDALALLSFLVNPRDEIGFRRVVNKPTRGAGPATVDRIVGEALMDGSGGDLAAAALRIMPELPPKARSGIRAFLTALKGGLSLLDTASPATNDAALPAAGPTGKPTLLFPGNQDADTTNNSISADTDSKGNSRKPDNILLFPDTSGSNGTRDEKDGGKRRARNKKQEGLRAGEGLSACVARLVEDSGIAEYHLTHDDVTSNQRIGNLQELINAASLYPATREGLLEFLEHIELDRSIEQEAGKEGEKDVVTLITLHNTKGLEFRRVIMTGVEQGVFPRDDKNGDDLEEERRLFYVGATRAMDELYLTSCAMRRMYGRTMPMEASLFLGEADKAVLRVIGNAPYGFAGSTSRAPSPRQQQNYDTPGPGKAKASSDGRWKLGDRVFQDDQGYGAVTEIRESEEGPVILVRFETGKENRFLSLHQSSRYTKIGDDV